A single window of Candidatus Manganitrophaceae bacterium DNA harbors:
- the nuoE gene encoding NADH-quinone oxidoreductase subunit NuoE, producing the protein MLSPEEKKEIEAEFTHYPTKQAVCIDAMKVVQKHRGWVSDEALRDVAALLDMAPDELDGIATFYNRIYRRPVGRHVILLCDSVSCWIMGYERIRGALMERLGIRLGQTTADHRFTFLPNVCLGACDRAPVMMVNEDLHLDLKTEKIEKILEEYS; encoded by the coding sequence TTGCTCAGTCCCGAGGAAAAAAAAGAGATCGAAGCCGAATTCACCCACTACCCGACCAAGCAGGCGGTCTGCATCGATGCGATGAAGGTCGTCCAGAAACACCGGGGGTGGGTCTCCGATGAAGCGCTCCGGGACGTTGCCGCGCTCCTCGACATGGCCCCCGATGAGCTCGACGGAATCGCCACCTTCTACAACCGGATCTACCGTCGGCCGGTCGGCCGGCATGTCATCCTCCTCTGCGACAGCGTCAGCTGCTGGATCATGGGGTATGAGCGGATCCGAGGCGCTTTGATGGAGCGGCTCGGGATTCGTCTCGGCCAGACGACCGCCGATCATCGCTTCACTTTTTTGCCGAATGTCTGCCTCGGCGCCTGCGACCGGGCGCCGGTGATGATGGTGAATGAAGACCTTCATCTCGACCTGAAGACCGAAAAAATAGAAAAAATCTTAGAGGAGTATTCATAA
- the nuoF gene encoding NADH-quinone oxidoreductase subunit NuoF encodes MPTLEKPLTQHLRTDGTPLDLDAYEQAGGYQGLRKALQMSPAEVTETVKRAGLRGRGGAGFPTGVKWSLVPMGAGAPHPKYLVANADEMEPGAFKDRRLLEGNPHQLIEGMIIAAYAIEADVAYIFLRWAYRQAQEALSRAIAEATERGYLGREILGSGHGLKMILHVSAGRYICGEETALLNALEGKRANPRAKPPYPQTVGLWGKPTVVNNVETLCNIPHILKNGADWFKGLSRTKDGGTKLYGASGKVKRPGLWELPMGTPAREILEEHAGGMRDGLRFRAAIPGGASTEFITDAQLDVPMDFDALRTVGSRLGTGTMIILDDQTCPVGLLWNLEQFFAQESCGWCTPCWSGLSWVEQVLGAMERGEGEEKDLEILREQTKFMAPGNTFCALAPGAMEPLASGLNYFCDDFKRHIDEKRCPWRMNGDTLR; translated from the coding sequence ATGCCGACCCTCGAAAAACCGCTCACCCAACACCTCCGGACCGACGGAACCCCGCTCGACTTGGATGCCTACGAACAGGCCGGCGGATATCAGGGGCTTCGAAAAGCACTCCAAATGTCGCCGGCGGAAGTCACTGAGACGGTCAAGCGCGCCGGCCTGCGGGGCCGCGGCGGCGCCGGCTTCCCGACCGGGGTGAAATGGAGCCTCGTCCCGATGGGAGCGGGCGCGCCCCATCCGAAATATCTGGTCGCCAACGCCGATGAGATGGAGCCGGGCGCCTTCAAAGACCGGCGTCTCCTGGAAGGAAATCCGCACCAATTGATTGAAGGGATGATCATCGCCGCCTATGCGATTGAAGCCGATGTCGCCTACATTTTTCTTCGATGGGCCTACCGGCAAGCGCAGGAGGCGCTCTCGCGGGCGATCGCTGAAGCGACCGAGCGGGGATATCTCGGCCGGGAGATTCTCGGGTCGGGCCACGGTTTGAAAATGATCCTCCACGTCAGCGCAGGCCGGTATATCTGCGGCGAGGAGACCGCCCTGCTCAACGCGTTGGAGGGGAAACGGGCCAATCCCCGCGCCAAACCTCCCTATCCGCAGACGGTCGGCCTTTGGGGTAAACCGACCGTGGTGAACAATGTCGAAACGCTCTGTAATATCCCGCACATTTTGAAAAACGGCGCCGATTGGTTTAAGGGGCTCAGCCGGACGAAAGACGGCGGGACGAAACTCTACGGCGCGAGCGGCAAAGTGAAGCGCCCCGGGCTTTGGGAGCTGCCGATGGGGACGCCGGCCCGCGAGATTCTCGAAGAACATGCCGGCGGAATGCGCGACGGCCTCCGATTCCGCGCGGCGATCCCCGGCGGCGCTTCGACCGAATTCATCACCGACGCGCAGCTCGACGTCCCGATGGACTTCGATGCGCTCCGGACGGTCGGCAGCCGCCTCGGCACCGGGACGATGATCATCCTTGATGACCAGACCTGCCCGGTGGGACTCCTCTGGAATCTGGAGCAGTTCTTCGCGCAGGAGTCGTGCGGCTGGTGCACCCCCTGCTGGAGCGGGCTTTCCTGGGTGGAGCAGGTCTTGGGGGCGATGGAGCGGGGCGAGGGAGAAGAGAAAGATCTCGAGATCCTCCGAGAGCAGACGAAATTTATGGCTCCCGGAAATACCTTCTGCGCCCTCGCCCCCGGCGCGATGGAGCCGCTTGCAAGCGGCCTGAACTATTTTTGCGACGATTTCAAACGGCATATCGATGAAAAGCGCTGCCCTTGGAGGATGAATGGCGACACTCTACGTTGA